A single genomic interval of Robbsia betulipollinis harbors:
- the tilS gene encoding tRNA lysidine(34) synthetase TilS — translation MTDAVERALVAALARVAHRGPVALALSGGLDSMVLLDALARLGARFSPSIPSLSLAPDDSTAPPALAWSLSCLAIHVHHGLSPSADAWLRHCEAACAARGVPFLYERVALGNGAGQGIEAAARRARYAVLERLARARGAGALLLAQHADDQAETVLLQMLRGTGLPGLSAMPGERALGTAQAPLPLLRPFLDLRRDDLEAYAAARALTWVEDASNRDPRYRRNALRHQVFPAIAAHFPDYRRTLARTARHAAAAQALCDELARDDLLACAAPPGAIAAGALPIAPVLARAALRGLSERRLANLLRFWMRGAALPAASEARLGEMIRQLRAAPVMGADSYSGLGETPGAAPRIEIAHAAYLLLGHRDQVFWTSDRRHDAQTRGPAPLVELRYEGQPVWRLPAWHGELQFVTCDAHRGAGAETAAEKGMPHRAATPFAADGTDAADAMEAPLHDITVPAARLRGAVLGARARGGGERLRLGAGRPSRSLKQLFQSAGVAPSQRAVPLFYLDGQLFFVPLLGGCVPGPERPAATREDKARVTLPHPGGTAMIRLRWVPWRDGDG, via the coding sequence GTGACGGACGCTGTCGAGCGTGCGCTCGTCGCGGCGCTGGCGCGCGTGGCGCACCGGGGACCGGTCGCGCTCGCCCTGAGCGGCGGTCTGGATTCGATGGTCCTGCTCGATGCGCTCGCGCGTCTTGGTGCCCGGTTTTCCCCGTCCATCCCGTCTCTTTCGCTCGCCCCGGACGATTCCACCGCACCGCCGGCGCTCGCCTGGTCCTTGTCCTGCCTGGCCATCCATGTGCATCACGGGCTGTCGCCCTCGGCCGATGCCTGGTTGCGTCATTGCGAAGCGGCTTGCGCCGCGCGCGGCGTGCCTTTCCTGTATGAACGGGTGGCGCTGGGCAACGGCGCGGGGCAGGGAATCGAAGCGGCGGCGCGCCGGGCCCGCTACGCGGTGCTCGAGCGCCTCGCGCGCGCACGGGGCGCCGGTGCCTTGCTGCTCGCGCAGCACGCCGACGACCAGGCCGAGACGGTGCTGCTGCAGATGCTGCGCGGCACCGGTCTGCCGGGCCTGAGCGCCATGCCGGGGGAACGTGCGCTGGGCACGGCGCAGGCGCCGCTGCCGCTGCTGCGGCCATTCCTGGATCTGCGGCGGGACGATCTCGAAGCCTACGCCGCGGCGCGGGCGCTGACATGGGTCGAGGACGCGTCCAATCGGGATCCGCGCTACCGCCGCAACGCGCTGCGACACCAGGTTTTTCCGGCGATTGCCGCCCATTTTCCGGATTATCGCCGCACGCTTGCGCGTACCGCGCGGCATGCGGCGGCGGCGCAGGCGCTGTGCGACGAGCTCGCACGGGACGACCTGCTGGCCTGCGCCGCACCGCCCGGCGCGATTGCCGCGGGGGCGTTGCCAATCGCGCCCGTACTGGCGCGCGCAGCCCTGCGCGGGCTGTCGGAACGCCGGCTGGCGAATCTGCTGCGTTTCTGGATGCGTGGCGCGGCGCTGCCCGCGGCGTCCGAGGCGCGGCTGGGTGAAATGATCCGGCAATTGCGCGCGGCGCCCGTAATGGGGGCGGACTCGTACTCGGGCCTGGGCGAAACCCCGGGTGCCGCCCCGCGCATCGAGATCGCGCACGCGGCGTATCTGCTGCTGGGCCATCGTGATCAGGTTTTCTGGACGTCCGACCGCCGGCACGATGCCCAGACCCGGGGTCCCGCCCCGCTGGTTGAGCTGCGGTATGAAGGGCAGCCCGTTTGGCGCCTGCCCGCCTGGCATGGCGAACTGCAGTTCGTGACATGCGACGCGCACCGGGGCGCAGGGGCGGAGACCGCCGCCGAGAAGGGCATGCCGCACCGCGCCGCGACCCCGTTCGCCGCGGACGGGACGGATGCGGCGGATGCCATGGAAGCGCCGCTGCATGACATCACCGTGCCGGCGGCGCGCCTGCGCGGGGCGGTGCTGGGCGCGCGCGCGCGTGGGGGCGGCGAGCGGCTGCGCCTGGGTGCCGGACGGCCGTCGCGCTCGCTGAAGCAGCTTTTCCAGAGCGCCGGCGTGGCGCCATCGCAGCGCGCCGTGCCCTTGTTTTACCTGGACGGCCAGTTGTTCTTCGTGCCTTTGCTGGGGGGCTGCGTTCCCGGGCCGGAGAGGCCCGCGGCGACCAGGGAGGACAAGGCGCGCGTCACCCTGCCGCACCCCGGCGGCACCGCGATGATCCGGCTGCGCTGGGTGCCATGGCGCGACGGCGATGGATGA
- a CDS encoding aspartate kinase encodes MSLIVHKYGGTSMGSVERIKNVARRVAKWHRAGHQLVVVPSAMSGETNRLLTLAHEISAQPSPRELDMIASTGEQVSVGLLALALQAEGLEAVSYAGWQVPVKTDSAFAKARIESIDGTKVKADLDAGRVVVITGFQGVDPDGNITTLGRGGSDTSAVAIAAALDAAECLIYTDVDGVYTTDPRVVEEARRLDRVTFEEMLEMASLGSKVLQIRSVEFAGKYRVKTRVLSSLTDPLIALEQEMRSGTLITFEEDETMEKAVISGIAFQRDEARIAVIGVPDRPGIAYQILGPVADANIDVDMIIQNQSVEGKTDFTFTVGRGDYARAMAILNDQVKNHVAAERVLGEPKVSKVSVVGVGMRSHVGIASTMFRTLSEEGINIQMISTSEIKISVLIDEKYTELAVRALHKVFGLETA; translated from the coding sequence ATGTCATTGATCGTACACAAGTATGGCGGCACCTCGATGGGCTCGGTCGAGCGCATCAAAAACGTCGCCAGGCGGGTCGCCAAATGGCACCGTGCCGGCCATCAGCTGGTGGTCGTGCCGTCGGCGATGTCCGGCGAGACGAACCGGCTGCTCACGCTCGCCCACGAAATCTCGGCGCAGCCGAGTCCGCGCGAGCTCGACATGATCGCCTCTACCGGCGAGCAGGTCAGCGTCGGGCTGCTGGCGCTGGCCCTCCAGGCCGAGGGCCTCGAAGCGGTCAGCTACGCCGGCTGGCAGGTTCCGGTGAAAACCGACAGCGCCTTTGCGAAGGCGCGCATCGAAAGCATCGACGGCACCAAGGTCAAGGCGGATCTGGACGCCGGCCGCGTCGTGGTGATCACCGGCTTTCAGGGCGTCGACCCGGACGGCAACATCACGACCCTCGGGCGGGGTGGCTCGGACACCTCGGCCGTGGCCATCGCCGCCGCGCTGGACGCGGCCGAATGCCTGATCTATACCGATGTCGATGGGGTCTATACCACCGATCCGCGCGTCGTCGAGGAGGCGCGGCGTCTGGACCGGGTGACGTTCGAGGAAATGCTGGAGATGGCGAGTCTCGGCTCGAAGGTCCTGCAGATCCGTTCCGTCGAATTCGCCGGCAAATATCGCGTCAAGACGCGCGTATTGTCGAGTCTGACCGACCCGCTGATCGCGCTCGAGCAAGAGATGCGCTCCGGCACCCTGATTACCTTTGAAGAAGACGAGACCATGGAAAAAGCAGTCATCTCGGGCATCGCGTTCCAGCGCGACGAAGCGCGCATCGCCGTGATCGGCGTGCCGGATCGTCCGGGTATCGCGTATCAGATCCTCGGTCCGGTCGCCGACGCGAACATCGACGTCGACATGATCATCCAGAACCAGAGCGTCGAGGGCAAGACCGACTTCACTTTCACCGTCGGTCGCGGCGATTACGCGCGCGCGATGGCGATCCTGAACGACCAGGTGAAGAATCACGTTGCCGCCGAGCGGGTGCTGGGCGAGCCGAAGGTGTCGAAGGTCTCCGTGGTGGGCGTGGGCATGCGCTCGCATGTGGGCATCGCCAGCACGATGTTCCGTACCTTGTCGGAGGAGGGCATCAACATCCAGATGATCTCGACCTCGGAAATCAAGATCTCCGTGCTGATCGACGAAAAATACACCGAGCTCGCCGTGCGCGCGTTGCACAAGGTCTTCGGGCTGGAAACCGCCTGA